A single region of the Microbulbifer sp. MKSA007 genome encodes:
- a CDS encoding penicillin-binding transpeptidase domain-containing protein, translating to MAVLLCLLALTLVFHLAKLQVVPAAERGYRFLQDQGRARTLRTEEIAAYRGSIVDRNGELLAVSTPVHSLWANPKLLSEISDANLVRLARALDLPSSKLGSRLKKYRNKEFMYLRRHLSPEEAEKVLDLGITGVFSKKEYRRFYPAGEVVAQLLGFTNIDDRGQEGMELAYDDWLSGQPGSRQVIKDLKGRTVRDLAIRQEAQPGRDLRLSIDMRLQYLAYRELKRAVSENGAASGFMVILDTHSGDVLAMANQPSFNPNDRKGVKSAAMRNRALIDQFEPGSTVKPLTVLAALETGRYTPRTEINTSPGYIRVPGKTLVDPVNYGKIDLTKIITKSSQVGITKIALDLEPNSLRGLFYRLGLGEAVGSGFPGEAQGILPSRSRWHPIERANFAFGYGLTVNAVQLAQAYSVLANEGVKRPVSLVLSGDKVPGEPEQVIEQSLAGQVTAMLETVIGAKGTGRLAAVEGYRVAGKTGTVHKVGSSGYADNRYRSVFAGFIPADNPRLAAVVVIDDPSHAKYYGGEVAAPVFGAVMTGAMRLLQVPPEKIESAEGQLAAQLSERGSKS from the coding sequence GTGGCGGTCCTGCTGTGCCTGCTCGCTCTTACCCTTGTGTTCCACTTGGCCAAACTGCAGGTAGTGCCTGCTGCTGAGCGCGGATATCGTTTCCTGCAAGACCAGGGCCGGGCCCGCACCTTGCGCACCGAAGAGATTGCTGCCTATCGGGGCTCAATAGTCGATCGAAACGGTGAGCTTCTCGCTGTCAGTACACCGGTACACAGCCTGTGGGCCAATCCCAAGCTGTTGAGTGAAATAAGCGATGCGAATTTAGTGCGCTTGGCTCGCGCGCTGGATTTACCGTCTTCCAAACTGGGCTCTCGCCTGAAGAAATACCGAAACAAAGAATTTATGTACCTGCGCCGGCACCTGTCTCCAGAAGAGGCTGAGAAAGTGCTGGACCTGGGTATTACAGGTGTTTTCAGTAAAAAAGAGTATCGGCGCTTCTATCCTGCTGGGGAGGTCGTAGCCCAGCTTCTCGGTTTTACCAATATCGATGATCGCGGCCAGGAAGGAATGGAATTGGCCTACGACGATTGGCTGTCCGGACAGCCGGGATCACGTCAGGTAATTAAAGATCTGAAAGGGCGTACGGTAAGGGATTTGGCAATTCGTCAGGAAGCGCAACCGGGCAGGGATCTGCGTTTGTCTATCGATATGCGCCTGCAATATTTGGCCTATCGGGAATTAAAGCGGGCGGTGTCGGAAAACGGCGCCGCTTCCGGCTTTATGGTGATTCTCGATACTCACAGTGGCGATGTGTTGGCCATGGCCAACCAGCCTTCATTTAATCCCAATGACCGCAAAGGGGTTAAATCGGCGGCTATGCGCAACCGTGCGCTGATCGACCAGTTTGAGCCGGGTTCTACAGTGAAACCCTTAACAGTATTGGCGGCTTTGGAAACCGGGCGCTACACCCCAAGAACAGAAATAAACACCAGCCCTGGATATATTCGCGTGCCGGGAAAAACCCTGGTGGATCCGGTTAATTACGGAAAAATAGACCTCACCAAGATTATTACCAAGTCGAGCCAGGTGGGAATTACAAAAATTGCTCTCGATTTGGAACCAAATTCTCTGCGGGGACTCTTTTATCGCTTGGGTCTGGGCGAGGCAGTGGGCAGCGGCTTCCCCGGTGAAGCACAGGGGATCTTGCCCAGTCGCAGCCGCTGGCACCCAATCGAGCGGGCTAATTTCGCCTTCGGCTACGGTTTAACAGTTAACGCTGTGCAACTGGCACAAGCCTACAGTGTACTGGCGAATGAAGGGGTTAAGCGTCCTGTTTCCCTGGTTTTATCCGGTGACAAAGTTCCGGGCGAGCCTGAGCAGGTTATTGAGCAGTCCTTGGCTGGGCAGGTTACTGCGATGTTGGAGACGGTGATTGGTGCTAAGGGTACCGGACGCCTTGCCGCTGTAGAAGGTTATCGTGTCGCCGGCAAGACCGGTACTGTGCACAAAGTTGGCAGTAGTGGCTATGCGGATAATCGCTATCGCTCAGTATTTGCGGGCTTTATCCCCGCTGATAATCCGCGCCTTGCCGCGGTAGTTGTTATTGATGATCCCAGTCACGCCAAATATTACGGTGGTGAAGTTGCTGCACCGGTATTCGGTGCGGTGATGACTGGTGCTATGCGCCTGTTGCAGGTTCCGCCGGAAAAAATTGAATCGGCGGAAGGGCAATTGGCCGCGCAGTTAAGCGAGAGGGGTTCAAAATCGTGA
- the ftsL gene encoding cell division protein FtsL translates to MSGKALLGVGVMWIAVILSSLSVIHTTQQSRELTAELGKAQKAHDELRYEQERLLLEKSAWSAYSRVEQVAREKLKMHMPAPSEQVLVVAD, encoded by the coding sequence ATGTCTGGCAAGGCTCTACTTGGAGTGGGGGTAATGTGGATAGCGGTAATACTGTCGTCGCTATCTGTTATTCATACCACCCAACAAAGCCGAGAGTTAACTGCTGAGCTCGGTAAGGCACAAAAAGCCCACGATGAATTGCGCTATGAGCAGGAGCGTCTCCTTTTGGAGAAAAGTGCCTGGTCTGCCTATAGCCGGGTCGAACAGGTCGCTCGAGAAAAATTAAAAATGCATATGCCAGCACCTTCGGAACAGGTATTGGTAGTGGCGGATTAA
- the rsmH gene encoding 16S rRNA (cytosine(1402)-N(4))-methyltransferase RsmH produces MSQELHRSVLLREAVDALVTEPDGFYIDGTFGRGGHSASILEHLGPNGQLVGVDKDPQAVEFAEQRFSGESRFSIWHGSFADMDKAAGQAAGKVSGILLDLGVSSPQLDQAERGFSFMQDGPLDMRMDTSRGISAAEWVNTEAEAEMARVFKEYGEERFARRMAAAIVKRRLEKPFERTLDFAEVVKEANPAWEKGKHPATRVFQAIRIHINGELDDLQSALDKSLQLLAPGGRLVIISFHSLEDRMVKRFIREKERGPQLPRGLPVMDSQIAKSLRSVGKAVKANTVEVDENQRSRSAVMRVAEKLAGS; encoded by the coding sequence GTGTCTCAAGAATTGCATCGCAGTGTGTTGTTACGCGAGGCCGTAGACGCTCTGGTGACTGAGCCGGATGGGTTTTATATCGACGGCACCTTTGGCCGGGGTGGGCATAGCGCCTCAATCCTTGAGCATTTGGGGCCCAATGGCCAGTTGGTAGGGGTGGATAAAGATCCCCAGGCTGTTGAATTTGCAGAGCAGCGGTTTTCCGGTGAATCCCGTTTTTCCATTTGGCATGGGTCTTTTGCCGATATGGATAAGGCTGCCGGGCAAGCTGCCGGTAAGGTCAGTGGAATATTGCTCGATCTAGGAGTGTCTTCGCCGCAACTGGATCAGGCCGAGCGCGGTTTCAGTTTTATGCAGGATGGCCCCCTGGATATGCGTATGGATACCAGTCGGGGTATCAGTGCAGCGGAGTGGGTCAACACTGAGGCTGAGGCCGAAATGGCCCGGGTGTTTAAAGAGTACGGCGAGGAGCGTTTTGCCCGTCGAATGGCTGCTGCCATTGTAAAGCGCCGGCTGGAAAAACCATTTGAGCGCACCCTCGATTTTGCCGAGGTTGTGAAAGAGGCGAATCCGGCTTGGGAAAAAGGTAAACATCCTGCTACCCGAGTCTTTCAGGCTATTCGTATCCATATTAATGGCGAGTTGGATGATCTGCAGAGCGCATTGGATAAATCCCTGCAGTTGCTGGCACCGGGTGGGCGCCTAGTGATTATCAGTTTCCACTCTCTTGAAGACCGAATGGTGAAGCGTTTTATTCGGGAAAAAGAGCGCGGTCCCCAGTTGCCTCGTGGCCTTCCGGTTATGGATAGTCAGATAGCCAAGTCACTGCGTTCGGTGGGCAAGGCAGTGAAAGCCAACACGGTTGAAGTGGATGAAAATCAGCGGTCCCGCAGTGCAGTAATGCGGGTGGCAGAAAAGCTGGCGGGAAGCTGA
- the mraZ gene encoding division/cell wall cluster transcriptional repressor MraZ produces MYLGSHAINMDAKGRLAIPARVRDRLLDECAGCLVVTAHTEERCLLVYPSPQWQQILPKIEALPSFNKVARRAQRLLIGYACELQVDGNGRVLIPPTLREYAGLEKKLMLVGQGKKLELWSEERWMSWLDDSEDEEGMPEEMASLSL; encoded by the coding sequence GTGTATTTGGGCAGCCACGCAATCAATATGGACGCCAAGGGGCGTCTGGCAATACCGGCACGCGTCCGCGATAGGCTATTGGATGAGTGTGCGGGGTGCTTGGTGGTGACTGCCCATACAGAGGAACGCTGTTTGTTGGTGTATCCGTCGCCCCAGTGGCAGCAAATTCTCCCGAAGATTGAAGCATTGCCCAGCTTTAACAAAGTGGCTCGGCGCGCTCAGCGCCTGCTGATCGGGTATGCCTGTGAGCTGCAGGTGGATGGCAATGGCAGGGTATTGATTCCGCCAACTCTGCGTGAGTACGCGGGGCTGGAAAAGAAATTGATGTTAGTGGGTCAGGGGAAAAAGCTGGAGCTCTGGAGTGAGGAGCGCTGGATGTCCTGGCTCGATGATAGTGAAGACGAAGAGGGTATGCCTGAGGAAATGGCATCCCTCTCTTTATAA
- the rsmI gene encoding 16S rRNA (cytidine(1402)-2'-O)-methyltransferase has product MGPDQALLYIVATPIGNLADMVPRAIEVLQCADLVAAEDTRHSQRLFSHFNIDTPLMAYHDHSDDKRTEQILQRLEQGQTIALISDAGTPLISDPGYRLVREARERGIKVSPIPGACAFISALSAAGLPSDKFSFEGFLPAKSGARERALQELASDTRTLVFYEAPHRVADTLEAMAAVFGGNREAVIAREVSKAFETFQLMPLAELVEWVRADSNQQRGEIVLMVRGAERSRDSELDGEAQRVMSLLLAELPPKKAAAIAAEITGVKKKALYNWSLEQK; this is encoded by the coding sequence ATGGGGCCGGATCAGGCGCTGCTTTATATTGTCGCTACGCCCATTGGTAATTTGGCCGATATGGTACCGCGAGCGATCGAAGTTCTACAATGTGCCGATCTGGTTGCGGCGGAGGACACACGTCACAGTCAGCGATTATTTTCCCATTTTAATATCGATACGCCATTGATGGCATATCACGATCACTCGGATGACAAGCGCACAGAGCAGATTTTGCAGCGTTTGGAGCAGGGCCAGACCATTGCCCTGATTTCCGATGCGGGCACCCCACTGATCTCAGATCCCGGCTATCGCCTGGTACGTGAAGCCCGGGAGCGTGGAATCAAAGTCTCCCCGATACCGGGGGCTTGTGCTTTTATCTCCGCACTGAGCGCCGCCGGACTCCCCAGTGACAAGTTTAGTTTCGAGGGATTCCTGCCGGCTAAGTCCGGTGCCCGTGAGCGAGCCCTACAGGAGTTGGCCAGTGATACCCGTACCCTGGTGTTCTACGAGGCCCCTCACCGGGTTGCCGACACTTTGGAGGCAATGGCGGCCGTGTTCGGCGGCAATCGCGAAGCGGTGATAGCCCGCGAGGTCAGCAAGGCCTTTGAAACTTTTCAGTTGATGCCTCTGGCAGAGTTGGTTGAGTGGGTCCGCGCTGACAGCAATCAGCAGCGCGGTGAGATTGTTTTGATGGTACGTGGTGCGGAGCGCTCTCGTGACAGTGAGCTGGATGGGGAGGCGCAGCGTGTGATGTCACTGTTGCTGGCAGAGTTACCGCCGAAAAAAGCGGCGGCGATCGCTGCCGAAATTACTGGAGTGAAAAAGAAAGCCCTGTACAACTGGAGCCTGGAGCAAAAATAA
- a CDS encoding penicillin-binding protein activator: MSASSRRTSTVITRMAAASLAVALAACQTPASRPNVYQPDYSAGHTASRSEAVRMLRSADTLPAPARDQQRLQAAAILYELGDKETAKEAVIKITPEQLDDNLFASYAQVYGSLLAADDDFFEALDLAASPRLENVWPELPQKTALPLRSLRADLWGLLGNLDSAISERREISYIAQSDEAITENNNGFWHLLTQLPSSELQARATQSNDTQMRAWYQLALLGRDTQTDISSQLTALSRWRERWPAHSANSHPPQALQLLERLAAQRADRVALLLPLSGPLGNAGRAIRDGFMAAHYTALNAGGATPKVMVYDTGSDQPFEEIYQSAVDAGAQMIVGPLDKSKVANLLATEKLPVPTLALNYGDEGRLTTDLVQFGLAIEDEARQIAQHAYRQGKRQAMVLTADNSWGQRGAEAFEEEWLRLGGSVSIRRTFKDNSKFSALVSDALLIPASNARKKELQSRLAAKLEFTPRRRDDVDMVFLAAQPQQARQLNPMLTYYYASDLPVYATSHVFGGSINRNRDRDMNGIRFTALPWLFESNQTKQDIEEQASPVPAFARLYALGADAFRLYPRLPMLRQFPEQKVHGLTGALSLSADGRIVREQMWARIDKGVPVPITTVEPQLPQREPIELSGNREAF; the protein is encoded by the coding sequence ATGTCCGCCTCTTCCCGGCGCACCTCTACTGTAATCACCAGAATGGCAGCTGCCTCACTGGCAGTCGCACTGGCTGCTTGCCAGACACCGGCTTCCCGGCCAAACGTTTACCAGCCGGATTATTCGGCCGGCCACACCGCAAGCCGCAGTGAAGCTGTACGTATGCTGCGCAGTGCCGACACCCTGCCGGCACCGGCGCGGGATCAACAGCGCCTGCAAGCGGCCGCTATTCTATACGAGCTGGGAGATAAAGAGACGGCAAAAGAGGCGGTAATCAAAATTACGCCCGAACAGCTGGACGACAACCTCTTCGCCAGCTATGCACAGGTCTATGGCAGCCTACTTGCCGCAGACGACGACTTCTTTGAGGCCCTCGACCTGGCAGCCTCTCCACGCCTGGAAAATGTGTGGCCGGAGTTACCACAGAAGACTGCCTTACCTCTACGCAGCCTGCGCGCTGACCTATGGGGACTTCTGGGAAATCTCGACAGCGCAATTAGTGAGCGGCGCGAAATCTCCTATATCGCCCAGTCCGACGAAGCGATCACAGAGAATAACAACGGCTTTTGGCATCTCTTGACCCAGCTGCCCTCCAGTGAATTGCAGGCTCGCGCCACCCAAAGTAATGACACCCAGATGCGCGCCTGGTATCAACTCGCCCTGCTGGGCCGCGACACCCAGACGGATATCAGCTCACAGCTGACCGCACTCAGCCGCTGGCGCGAGCGCTGGCCCGCCCATAGTGCCAATTCCCATCCGCCACAGGCATTGCAGCTGTTAGAGCGCTTGGCCGCCCAGCGGGCAGACCGCGTGGCGCTGCTCTTGCCACTGTCCGGCCCCCTGGGCAACGCCGGCAGGGCAATCCGGGATGGCTTTATGGCCGCCCACTACACCGCTCTGAATGCTGGCGGCGCAACTCCGAAAGTGATGGTTTACGACACCGGTTCCGATCAGCCATTTGAGGAAATTTACCAGAGCGCCGTAGATGCCGGTGCGCAGATGATTGTTGGCCCACTGGATAAGAGCAAGGTAGCCAACCTGCTTGCCACAGAAAAACTGCCAGTGCCTACTCTCGCCCTCAACTACGGCGATGAGGGGCGCCTGACCACAGACCTGGTCCAGTTTGGCCTGGCAATAGAAGATGAAGCGCGGCAAATTGCCCAGCACGCTTACCGGCAGGGCAAGCGACAGGCAATGGTCCTCACCGCTGACAATAGCTGGGGGCAGCGCGGCGCTGAAGCATTTGAAGAAGAGTGGCTGCGCCTCGGTGGCTCAGTTAGCATTCGCCGAACGTTTAAGGACAACAGCAAGTTCTCAGCCCTGGTCAGCGATGCCCTGTTAATTCCCGCCAGCAACGCGCGCAAGAAGGAATTGCAGAGTCGCCTGGCGGCAAAGCTGGAATTTACCCCCAGACGCCGTGACGATGTCGATATGGTATTCCTGGCAGCACAACCCCAGCAGGCGCGCCAGCTCAACCCCATGCTGACCTACTACTACGCCAGTGACCTGCCCGTATACGCTACCTCTCATGTCTTTGGTGGCAGCATCAACCGCAATCGCGACAGGGATATGAACGGTATTCGCTTTACCGCCCTGCCCTGGCTATTTGAAAGCAATCAAACCAAGCAGGATATCGAGGAGCAGGCGTCGCCCGTACCGGCTTTTGCCAGACTGTATGCCCTAGGTGCCGATGCCTTCCGCCTCTACCCGCGCTTGCCTATGTTGCGCCAATTCCCGGAACAGAAAGTACACGGTCTCACCGGCGCATTGAGCCTGAGCGCTGATGGCCGCATAGTGCGCGAACAAATGTGGGCGCGAATCGACAAAGGGGTGCCGGTGCCCATCACTACCGTCGAGCCCCAGTTGCCGCAGCGGGAGCCGATTGAATTAAGTGGGAATCGTGAGGCTTTTTAA
- a CDS encoding YraN family protein has product MRLFKGSSGTVGSQMEAAAARYLQRAGLTLLERNYRSSHGEIDLIARESDTVVFVEVRFRRKSQFGGAAASVDSRKQAKLLATASRYLQQHKLDCPCRFDVLAIDGDAQNVQWIKSAFEA; this is encoded by the coding sequence GTGAGGCTTTTTAAGGGCTCAAGCGGTACTGTCGGCAGCCAAATGGAGGCTGCCGCAGCCCGCTATTTGCAGCGCGCGGGGCTCACCTTATTGGAGCGCAATTATCGCAGTTCACACGGAGAGATAGACCTTATCGCCCGTGAAAGCGATACTGTCGTGTTCGTGGAGGTGCGCTTCCGCCGTAAGAGCCAATTCGGCGGGGCCGCAGCCAGCGTGGATTCACGCAAGCAAGCTAAGCTACTGGCCACTGCCAGCCGCTATTTGCAGCAACATAAACTGGACTGTCCGTGCCGCTTCGATGTCCTTGCCATAGATGGCGATGCACAAAACGTCCAGTGGATTAAAAGCGCCTTCGAAGCCTGA
- a CDS encoding SIS domain-containing protein has product MEQRVVTLFHHSLEATMNAGEILAPLIAEASEMVVHTLLAESKVLLCGNGVSGALAQSFSSQLTGGFQRERPGLPAMALNSDGVSMGTVASNHGGADTFAHPVRALGQPGDLLVIISSDGRDSNLVQAMRAARDRDMGILALTGGDGGDCAALLDTHDIELRVPSDVAAEVHQVHLLTIFCLCDLIDSSLFGGYEE; this is encoded by the coding sequence ATGGAACAGCGAGTCGTAACCCTTTTTCACCACAGCCTTGAAGCCACAATGAACGCTGGCGAGATACTGGCCCCGCTGATTGCAGAAGCCAGCGAAATGGTGGTGCATACACTCTTGGCAGAGAGCAAAGTCCTGCTCTGTGGCAATGGTGTCAGTGGCGCATTGGCGCAAAGTTTTAGCTCGCAACTGACCGGCGGCTTCCAGCGCGAACGCCCCGGCTTACCGGCTATGGCCCTCAACAGCGACGGCGTCTCCATGGGCACTGTTGCCTCGAACCACGGCGGTGCAGACACCTTCGCACACCCGGTTCGCGCCCTGGGGCAGCCCGGTGATCTTCTCGTAATCATCAGTAGCGATGGGCGCGACTCAAACCTGGTTCAGGCCATGCGTGCGGCTCGGGACCGGGATATGGGCATACTCGCACTGACCGGCGGTGATGGCGGCGACTGCGCCGCCCTGCTCGATACCCATGATATTGAACTACGGGTGCCATCCGATGTCGCAGCAGAGGTACACCAAGTACATCTTCTGACAATTTTTTGCCTGTGCGACCTAATCGACAGTAGTTTGTTTGGTGGCTACGAGGAATAA
- a CDS encoding BON domain-containing protein — MNNKKLTLGKYLLAAFAATTLLAGCSTVLEATHDGPIQQDPGERSFGTYIDDQRIETVTTVNINKAHPDLKTSNININSFNGVVLLTGQVPSQELRLLAGRTAEQVQNVRQVYNEIQVRGKVTLLASTSDTWLTTKVKSNLFANKEVDSGRIKIVTENGVVYLMGLLTPAEAERAAEVTRSVGGVQKVVKAVEYIN; from the coding sequence ATGAACAACAAAAAGTTGACCCTGGGGAAATATCTCCTGGCTGCCTTCGCGGCAACCACCTTGTTAGCTGGATGCAGCACTGTATTGGAGGCCACCCATGACGGTCCCATACAGCAGGACCCCGGCGAGCGATCTTTTGGCACCTATATTGATGACCAGCGCATCGAGACAGTGACCACAGTCAATATCAACAAAGCTCACCCGGACCTGAAAACCTCGAATATCAATATCAATTCTTTTAATGGTGTTGTACTGCTCACCGGCCAGGTGCCCAGCCAGGAACTGCGCCTGCTCGCCGGGCGCACAGCGGAACAAGTACAGAATGTTCGCCAGGTCTACAACGAAATTCAGGTGCGCGGTAAAGTCACTTTACTGGCTAGCACCAGCGATACCTGGCTAACCACCAAGGTGAAAAGCAACTTGTTTGCCAATAAGGAAGTAGACAGTGGTCGCATCAAAATCGTGACCGAGAATGGAGTTGTTTATTTGATGGGACTGCTAACTCCTGCCGAAGCGGAACGGGCAGCCGAAGTGACCCGCTCGGTAGGCGGGGTACAGAAGGTTGTAAAAGCAGTGGAATACATCAACTAA